In Scytonema millei VB511283, a single window of DNA contains:
- a CDS encoding DUF6516 family protein, which translates to MMRTGIKHQPNRFRSYQEIHSTVISQFKARDFIGAETLYFESIAYGISLAGEIACLGNIVVSVQKFIEILDGSGDNALVQTKWYSYNVFIRGQYNIFRYDNQDDGFLRPDHQDEHHKHIFDWKTGEELPNSPVWLGEDNWLTLGEVLQEVEDWYWQNREKLAKPDIYPELDLR; encoded by the coding sequence TTGATGCGTACAGGAATAAAACATCAACCCAATAGGTTTCGGTCATATCAAGAGATTCACAGTACTGTAATCAGTCAGTTTAAAGCTAGGGACTTTATAGGCGCAGAAACACTATACTTTGAATCCATTGCGTATGGAATTTCCCTTGCAGGAGAGATAGCGTGTCTTGGCAACATTGTTGTTAGTGTCCAAAAGTTTATAGAAATTCTTGATGGTTCTGGTGATAATGCTCTCGTGCAGACCAAGTGGTATTCCTACAACGTCTTCATTCGAGGGCAATACAATATTTTTCGATATGACAATCAAGATGATGGTTTTTTGCGCCCCGATCATCAAGATGAGCATCATAAGCATATTTTTGATTGGAAAACAGGTGAGGAACTTCCTAATAGCCCTGTCTGGTTAGGCGAAGACAACTGGCTTACGCTAGGAGAGGTACTTCAGGAAGTTGAGGATTGGTATTGGCAAAACCGCGAGAAGTTAGCTAAACCCGATATTTATCCTGAACTTGATTTACGCTGA
- a CDS encoding DUF2511 domain-containing protein, with protein sequence MSTILLALVAGCTSFNRPSDVAFKFPQASCGDREAGAEGSEVAVFIDYGDLAVLRRYYCADAFSTTRTETGKYTVQLASFSERQKALEFAKAVGGEIGRPRSPGDTLTSPPPTQPSAIATASEVPATSRAISEAELGEKYPFTVPEGTVRCATEYGAAVVFVTPDGTEYGVNGTADASKQFKDIHPIWKDDPRPGYAKVSLGSVIHMGLDLCKNAREQQ encoded by the coding sequence ATGTCTACAATCTTGCTGGCATTAGTAGCTGGATGCACGTCGTTTAATCGACCATCAGATGTTGCTTTCAAGTTTCCTCAAGCTTCTTGTGGGGATCGGGAAGCAGGGGCAGAGGGTTCTGAAGTTGCCGTTTTCATCGACTACGGAGATCTAGCTGTTCTACGCCGTTATTACTGTGCAGATGCTTTTAGCACTACTAGGACTGAGACAGGAAAGTATACGGTGCAATTAGCTAGCTTTAGCGAGCGTCAGAAAGCATTAGAGTTTGCCAAAGCAGTTGGTGGTGAAATTGGACGACCTCGATCTCCTGGTGACACCCTGACTTCTCCACCGCCCACACAACCCAGTGCGATCGCTACAGCATCGGAAGTTCCGGCTACAAGCAGAGCGATATCAGAGGCAGAGCTGGGAGAGAAATATCCATTCACCGTGCCGGAAGGGACTGTCAGATGTGCTACCGAGTATGGAGCAGCAGTAGTATTTGTTACTCCAGACGGCACTGAGTACGGGGTAAATGGCACGGCAGATGCTTCAAAACAATTTAAAGATATTCATCCAATTTGGAAGGACGATCCTCGTCCTGGCTATGCCAAAGTTAGCCTCGGTTCAGTGATTCACATGGGTCTAGATCTGTGTAAAAACGCTCGCGAGCAGCAATAA
- a CDS encoding Clp protease N-terminal domain-containing protein — MSLEYRTPIHPEQILLSILNSEGVALRVVENLGVNVEQLKEKIRQEIPNLSRQSRQLSSEASEILKQVEELQKQVQETRIGFVDPYKPLQGEPAISPELKDAISTLARTKYRGIDRWKYAITYRFTGDSIQVRTAVREDAGGLSIEFTEEEAILIAKNLAGRQESSD; from the coding sequence ATTTCTCTGGAATATCGAACCCCCATACACCCAGAACAGATACTACTCTCCATCTTGAATTCAGAAGGTGTTGCACTGAGAGTTGTAGAAAACTTAGGGGTAAATGTAGAGCAGTTGAAAGAAAAAATTAGGCAAGAAATACCGAATTTATCGAGACAATCGCGCCAACTTAGCTCCGAAGCCAGTGAAATCCTAAAGCAAGTAGAAGAATTGCAAAAGCAAGTACAAGAAACGAGGATAGGTTTCGTGGACCCATACAAACCGCTTCAAGGCGAACCAGCTATATCCCCAGAGCTGAAGGATGCTATTTCTACTCTGGCTAGAACCAAATACAGGGGTATAGACCGCTGGAAATATGCCATAACTTATAGGTTTACTGGAGACAGCATCCAGGTAAGAACTGCCGTGAGAGAAGACGCTGGAGGTCTTTCAATTGAATTTACGGAGGAGGAAGCAATCCTCATTGCAAAAAACTTAGCAGGTCGGCAGGAGAGTAGTGATTGA
- a CDS encoding Uma2 family endonuclease: MNAIQTTRLFTVDEYRQMAECGILKPEERTELIDGQIILMAAQRPPHAAVSDNIEKYFRVLFEGVAAVRSQKPIVLSDRTEPEPDLALARIDARNYYDRHPLPSDLFLIVEVSDTTLMFDTNQKLAAYARSGLSDYWVVDVNAQVVRVFRRPQNSEYLQQFSVEPGDTLTVLVFPEIQIEIGNFFPE, from the coding sequence ATGAACGCCATACAAACAACAAGGCTTTTCACCGTTGACGAATATCGTCAAATGGCAGAATGTGGCATTCTCAAACCTGAAGAGCGCACAGAGTTAATCGATGGGCAGATAATTTTGATGGCAGCGCAAAGACCACCACACGCAGCAGTGAGCGATAATATCGAAAAATATTTCAGGGTGCTGTTTGAAGGCGTAGCTGCGGTGAGAAGTCAAAAACCAATTGTGTTGAGCGATCGCACCGAACCCGAACCAGATCTTGCCCTAGCGCGAATTGACGCACGCAACTACTACGATCGCCATCCTCTGCCCTCGGATTTGTTTTTGATAGTTGAAGTCTCAGATACGACTCTGATGTTTGACACCAATCAAAAACTTGCTGCATATGCGCGTAGCGGGCTTAGCGATTATTGGGTAGTGGACGTGAATGCCCAAGTAGTCCGCGTCTTTCGTCGCCCCCAGAATTCCGAATATCTCCAACAGTTTTCAGTAGAGCCAGGGGATACACTTACAGTCTTGGTTTTCCCAGAGATTCAAATTGAGATCGGTAATTTTTTCCCTGAATAG
- a CDS encoding Clp protease N-terminal domain-containing protein: MTDFKNFSESAIKIIPLAQEESHRLGHNFIGREQLLTGLLATDNGAARLLKAAGVTLEAARAEVEKIIGRGSGFLAVEIPFTPNAKRALEEAIDLARESRMYVEPEHILLAIANSPPGFALRVLENLSVSVSALKEAILTQLSSLSQQQSLQPDTEFESPTKIMPSIPSVDRNAPTMVDIVALPQEDGRWVAQARAGGTRLEHPSFRSIGYGSSDFEAIAVALEGMARMYRDYKA, encoded by the coding sequence ATGACTGATTTCAAAAATTTCAGCGAATCCGCCATCAAAATTATCCCTCTGGCGCAGGAAGAATCCCATCGATTGGGTCACAACTTTATTGGCAGAGAACAGCTTTTAACTGGATTGCTGGCGACAGACAATGGAGCAGCTCGACTATTGAAAGCAGCAGGTGTGACATTGGAGGCTGCTAGAGCAGAGGTGGAGAAAATTATCGGTCGCGGTTCTGGTTTTTTGGCTGTGGAAATTCCTTTCACTCCCAATGCAAAACGTGCCTTAGAAGAGGCGATTGACCTAGCCCGCGAATCTCGAATGTACGTAGAGCCAGAACATATACTGCTGGCAATCGCAAATTCTCCGCCTGGGTTTGCACTTAGAGTCTTGGAAAACCTTAGTGTTTCCGTTTCCGCACTAAAAGAGGCAATTCTTACCCAACTTTCTAGCTTGTCCCAACAACAATCGCTTCAACCGGATACAGAGTTTGAATCCCCAACCAAGATAATGCCTTCCATCCCAAGCGTAGATAGGAATGCACCAACAATGGTGGATATTGTGGCGTTACCACAGGAAGATGGGCGCTGGGTTGCCCAAGCCAGAGCTGGTGGTACTCGCCTAGAACACCCTAGTTTCCGTAGTATTGGTTACGGGAGTAGCGACTTCGAGGCGATAGCTGTTGCCCTAGAAGGAATGGCGCGAATGTATCGGGACTATAAAGCTTGA
- a CDS encoding helicase-related protein: protein MPRIFDNIELSLLPTLRETLKVSYCADFCVGYFNLRGWQKIDDLIEQYIGGEKACCRLLIGMQSLPEDEVRTTLTLGNGIQRIDNKAIIQFKKRIAAEFRQQLIIGVPTNQDEAGLRRLSIQIKAKKLQIKLFLRHPLHAKLYLIHRNDPNTPTVGFLGSSNLTLPGLAKQGELNVDVLDHDACNKLHKWFEDRWEDFGCVDISKELAELIDESWAREELIPPYYIYLKIAYHLSHEAIAGLSEFRIPSEFKDRLFEFQKAAVQLAARHVTKRGGVLVGDVVGLGKTLVGTALAKILQEDCLLETLIICPKNLVDMWQGYVEQYRLIAKVLSISKVLKELPNLRRYRVVLIDESHNLRNREGKCYRAIQEYITANESRCILLSATPYNKTYLDLSAQLRLFVPEDQDLGFRPEQLLNQLGGGTAGELEFIRRHQCSVRSLAAFEKSESPDDWRDLMKRYMVRRTRSFIQENYAETDDAGRKYLTFSNGGRSYFPERLPKTIRFSLGDSGSDLYSRLYSESVVDAIDNLHLPRYGLGNYVAPLHVQPPTEAERRQLNGLSRAGRRLMGFCRTNLFKRLESSGIAFIQSLERHILRNFIYLYAIENGLDIPIGSQEADLLDTRISDEDSDSIAATLFDTEIEDDDEAILTPEALLLQLEDGFRQQAGAVYAEYASRYKRRFKWLRPILFDIEALQQDLLADARLLLGILRTCGRWNPHQDEKLIALVKLLQQSHPKDKVLIFTQFADTVRYLVDNLEARNITSVAGITGQSSNPTEIVGRFSPVSNEKRDRVSPADELRILIATDILSEGHNLQDCATIVNFDLPWAIIRLIQRAGRVDRIGQKAEKILCYSFLPAEGVERIINLRGRLRRRLRENAEVVGTDEAFFEDDDAQVILDLYNERSGILDGEDDTEVDLTSEAFQIWKNATEANPALKKTIGEMPSVVYSTRAYTPTPPAPEGVLLYMKTAEGNDSLIWVDRNGNSVTQSQLAILKAAACDPDTPAIARDDRHHELVKKGAELIAQEEKNAGGQLGRPTGARFRTYDRLKHYARQMEGTLFVTEELLRAIDEIYRYPLRQSATDTLNRQLKSGISDQQLAELVVALRADDRLSIVSDEAEQREPEIICSLGLFEPKGV from the coding sequence ATGCCGCGTATTTTTGATAATATTGAACTATCGCTTTTGCCTACACTGCGAGAAACTCTAAAAGTTTCGTATTGCGCTGATTTTTGTGTTGGCTACTTCAACCTCAGAGGGTGGCAAAAGATTGACGATTTGATCGAGCAATATATAGGTGGAGAGAAAGCTTGTTGCCGTCTTTTAATTGGGATGCAAAGCTTACCCGAAGATGAAGTTCGTACCACCCTCACGCTCGGTAATGGTATTCAAAGAATTGATAACAAAGCTATTATTCAGTTCAAAAAACGGATAGCAGCAGAGTTTCGCCAACAACTTATTATTGGCGTGCCAACTAATCAGGACGAAGCTGGATTGCGTCGGCTTAGCATTCAAATCAAAGCTAAAAAACTTCAAATAAAACTCTTCCTACGCCATCCGCTCCACGCCAAGCTTTATCTGATCCACCGCAACGATCCCAATACACCAACTGTTGGATTTTTGGGTAGCAGTAACCTTACCTTGCCTGGACTAGCTAAGCAAGGTGAGCTGAACGTTGATGTCCTAGATCATGATGCTTGTAACAAACTGCATAAATGGTTTGAAGACCGTTGGGAAGACTTTGGATGTGTAGATATTTCTAAAGAACTGGCAGAACTAATTGATGAAAGCTGGGCAAGAGAAGAACTAATTCCTCCTTACTACATTTATCTGAAGATTGCCTATCATTTATCCCACGAAGCAATCGCAGGACTATCAGAATTTCGCATTCCCTCGGAATTTAAAGATCGCCTATTCGAGTTTCAAAAAGCAGCGGTTCAGCTTGCTGCTCGCCATGTGACTAAACGGGGAGGCGTGCTAGTTGGTGATGTAGTTGGTCTAGGAAAAACTTTGGTAGGGACTGCTCTCGCTAAAATTCTGCAAGAGGATTGCCTGCTAGAGACACTAATTATCTGCCCAAAAAACCTTGTGGATATGTGGCAAGGATATGTGGAGCAGTATCGACTGATTGCAAAAGTTTTATCCATCAGCAAGGTATTGAAAGAATTACCTAACCTACGCCGTTACAGAGTAGTTCTGATTGATGAAAGTCACAACTTACGTAACCGCGAAGGTAAATGTTATCGAGCAATACAGGAATACATTACTGCTAACGAAAGTCGTTGCATTCTTCTGTCTGCTACTCCATATAACAAGACCTATCTCGATCTTTCTGCTCAGCTAAGGTTGTTTGTGCCAGAAGACCAAGACTTGGGTTTTAGACCAGAGCAATTATTGAATCAACTTGGTGGGGGAACAGCAGGAGAACTTGAGTTTATCAGGCGACATCAATGCTCCGTGCGGTCTTTGGCTGCTTTTGAGAAAAGCGAATCCCCTGATGACTGGCGGGATCTGATGAAGCGTTACATGGTGCGACGGACTCGCAGCTTTATTCAAGAGAATTATGCCGAAACGGATGATGCAGGTCGTAAGTATTTAACATTTTCCAATGGCGGACGTTCTTATTTTCCAGAGCGATTGCCCAAAACGATTAGGTTTTCCCTTGGCGATTCTGGTAGCGATCTATATTCGCGCCTTTACTCAGAGTCGGTAGTAGATGCGATCGACAATCTTCACCTACCTCGATACGGGCTAGGTAATTACGTTGCTCCTTTGCATGTACAGCCACCTACAGAGGCAGAGCGTCGTCAGTTAAACGGCTTATCTCGTGCTGGAAGGCGGTTAATGGGTTTTTGCCGCACTAATTTGTTCAAACGTTTGGAAAGTAGTGGCATTGCTTTTATTCAGTCTCTAGAGCGGCACATCCTACGGAATTTCATTTACCTTTACGCAATTGAAAATGGACTAGATATCCCTATTGGTTCTCAGGAAGCAGATTTACTAGACACGCGCATCAGCGACGAAGATTCAGACTCTATTGCTGCCACATTGTTTGACACTGAAATAGAAGACGATGATGAAGCGATATTAACACCAGAAGCACTACTTTTACAGCTAGAGGATGGCTTTCGTCAACAGGCAGGAGCGGTTTACGCAGAGTATGCCAGCCGCTACAAGCGCCGCTTCAAGTGGCTGCGACCTATATTATTCGATATCGAAGCATTGCAACAAGATTTGCTAGCCGATGCAAGATTGCTGCTCGGCATCCTACGAACCTGTGGCAGATGGAATCCGCACCAAGATGAAAAACTAATAGCTTTAGTTAAACTGCTACAGCAATCTCACCCTAAAGACAAGGTACTAATTTTTACCCAGTTTGCCGACACCGTGCGCTATCTGGTGGATAACCTTGAAGCCAGAAACATTACCAGTGTTGCAGGAATTACAGGACAATCTTCAAATCCTACAGAAATAGTTGGGAGATTTAGCCCTGTAAGCAATGAAAAACGCGATCGCGTTTCCCCAGCAGATGAACTTCGTATCCTCATTGCTACGGATATTTTAAGTGAAGGTCACAACCTCCAAGACTGCGCTACGATTGTCAATTTCGATTTACCTTGGGCAATCATTCGCCTTATTCAGCGTGCTGGAAGGGTAGACCGGATCGGTCAAAAGGCTGAAAAGATTCTCTGTTATTCATTTCTACCTGCTGAGGGCGTGGAGCGCATTATCAACCTACGCGGTCGTCTAAGAAGACGGCTGCGGGAGAACGCTGAAGTCGTCGGAACCGATGAAGCTTTCTTTGAAGATGACGACGCTCAAGTAATTCTCGATCTCTACAACGAAAGATCGGGAATTTTAGATGGAGAAGATGACACGGAAGTAGACCTAACATCTGAAGCCTTCCAAATCTGGAAGAACGCTACAGAGGCTAATCCAGCTTTGAAAAAGACTATTGGGGAGATGCCCAGCGTGGTCTACTCTACCCGCGCTTATACCCCCACTCCACCAGCTCCAGAAGGGGTGCTGCTTTACATGAAGACAGCCGAAGGCAACGACTCCCTGATTTGGGTCGATCGCAATGGTAACAGCGTCACTCAATCTCAATTGGCAATTTTGAAAGCAGCAGCGTGCGACCCAGACACGCCAGCAATTGCCAGGGACGATCGGCATCACGAGTTAGTCAAAAAAGGTGCTGAGTTGATTGCCCAAGAGGAGAAGAATGCAGGCGGTCAGCTAGGTCGTCCTACAGGGGCGAGATTCCGTACCTACGATCGCCTAAAGCATTATGCCCGACAGATGGAAGGAACCCTTTTCGTAACAGAGGAACTGCTGAGGGCAATTGACGAAATTTACCGCTACCCACTGCGCCAATCGGCAACTGATACCCTCAACCGCCAACTCAAAAGCGGGATTAGCGACCAGCAATTAGCAGAGTTGGTAGTCGCTCTACGAGCAGACGATCGCTTAAGCATTGTCAGCGATGAAGCCGAACAGCGGGAGCCAGAAATTATTTGTTCGCTCGGACTCTTCGAGCCAAAAGGAGTATAA
- a CDS encoding DUF29 domain-containing protein, producing MTSLYDSDFSQWIQTTADYLKQRQFDLVDWDNLIEELEGLGRAEKQEINRRLVVLLTNLLKWEKQVEYQCRKWRAFIRIARRDLKQVLDDSPSLTGDFLLELLPEAYEEAREKASQESTVFLENFPVECPYTIEQILDEGWLPG from the coding sequence TTGACTTCACTATACGATAGTGATTTTTCCCAATGGATTCAAACCACTGCTGACTATTTGAAACAGCGGCAATTTGATTTGGTAGACTGGGATAACTTAATTGAAGAACTAGAAGGCTTGGGGAGAGCGGAAAAACAAGAGATTAATCGTCGCCTGGTAGTTTTGTTAACCAATCTACTCAAGTGGGAGAAGCAGGTAGAGTATCAGTGTCGGAAATGGCGTGCATTTATTAGGATAGCAAGGCGGGACTTGAAGCAAGTATTAGATGATAGCCCCAGTCTGACAGGTGATTTTCTACTAGAGCTACTTCCCGAAGCATATGAAGAAGCCAGGGAAAAAGCGAGCCAGGAAAGTACTGTTTTTCTGGAAAACTTCCCTGTTGAATGCCCTTACACTATTGAGCAGATACTAGACGAGGGCTGGTTGCCAGGATGA
- a CDS encoding DUF6887 family protein, which yields MNKPDFGSLNRTELKRYVLEHRDDLEAMREFFVNRSDPNGKVYPFTLDEEGQREGFEALRRKVEQLQQEEQN from the coding sequence ATGAATAAACCAGATTTTGGTTCTCTGAATAGAACCGAACTTAAACGCTATGTTTTGGAGCATCGGGATGACTTAGAAGCTATGCGCGAGTTTTTCGTCAACCGCAGCGATCCGAATGGAAAGGTGTATCCGTTCACTCTAGATGAAGAAGGGCAGCGAGAAGGGTTTGAGGCACTACGCCGCAAGGTTGAGCAGTTACAGCAAGAAGAACAAAATTGA
- a CDS encoding helix-turn-helix domain-containing protein has protein sequence MEEEPLAKRLGRLIRRLRLEEGLSQEEFAERCGLHRTYIGFIERGEKTITIETASKLAQALGLSLAQLFIALESLDSD, from the coding sequence ATGGAAGAAGAACCGCTGGCTAAGCGGCTAGGGAGACTGATCCGACGACTTCGCCTAGAGGAGGGTTTGTCGCAGGAAGAGTTTGCAGAGCGATGTGGGCTGCATCGTACCTACATCGGCTTTATCGAACGTGGCGAAAAAACAATCACCATCGAAACAGCTAGCAAGCTAGCGCAGGCTCTTGGTTTGTCCTTGGCTCAACTTTTCATCGCGCTGGAATCACTTGATTCCGACTAG
- a CDS encoding Uma2 family endonuclease, with amino-acid sequence MTAGSLDNFYVRFLERKLELIDNRLIVSNTIAGSRLLLWQSLQGWGAAAAVALAPIERWIEALFLGFEIPITSATSNVTETLDYFQTQITGREYDAEDFIAQFCGGEYEHNHIRQQLTFAFWKVKKLMGGECMGRDFVMRLGDNGFTPDLLFFTSTDRNQLYSWYLGGPAELVVEVLHSGYEDVDRIVKRDYYAAAGVPEYWIFDPQAQQVEFKRWHDGSYQQQFPDSDGYYRPSSIPDLAFCPTPLWREEDCECSQGEREMFILEASQPPYQKSQSIDDGLGWGCLPFAPILQLEPTPISFEQYICWCPEAKFEFADGKIQIGGDMGIRNLIGLLLMTFGLANAVKVLPLQAWIGALQERVGLEQQDNERKAAWWRLARQAAALLRENYGVTRVGVIGDLVRSQPLSYWSDITLVAWDVPRVKSYEIYQEFCQLSQQPKLRLLKPDDFMTVEEKQAVVNELVEI; translated from the coding sequence ATGACTGCTGGCTCGCTGGACAACTTTTACGTCCGCTTCCTAGAAAGAAAACTCGAACTAATTGACAATCGTTTGATTGTCTCAAACACGATTGCAGGCAGTCGTCTCCTGCTGTGGCAGAGCCTACAAGGGTGGGGCGCAGCTGCGGCTGTGGCATTAGCTCCCATAGAGCGGTGGATTGAGGCACTATTTCTGGGTTTTGAAATTCCCATCACCTCAGCCACAAGTAACGTTACAGAAACTCTCGACTATTTTCAAACTCAAATTACAGGCAGAGAGTATGATGCCGAAGACTTCATCGCCCAGTTTTGCGGTGGCGAGTACGAACACAACCACATTCGGCAGCAGTTGACTTTTGCTTTCTGGAAAGTGAAGAAATTAATGGGTGGGGAGTGCATGGGGCGAGATTTCGTCATGCGTCTGGGTGACAATGGCTTTACCCCAGATTTGCTATTTTTTACTAGCACTGACCGCAACCAGCTCTATTCCTGGTATTTGGGTGGTCCAGCAGAATTAGTGGTGGAAGTCCTGCACTCCGGTTATGAAGATGTTGATCGCATCGTAAAGCGAGATTACTATGCCGCAGCTGGAGTGCCGGAGTATTGGATCTTTGACCCGCAGGCGCAACAGGTGGAATTTAAGCGTTGGCACGATGGCTCGTACCAGCAACAATTCCCCGACTCGGATGGGTACTATCGTCCCAGCAGTATTCCCGATCTAGCCTTTTGCCCGACTCCACTTTGGCGCGAAGAGGATTGCGAGTGTAGCCAAGGGGAGCGAGAAATGTTTATCCTCGAAGCTTCCCAGCCACCCTATCAAAAGAGCCAGAGCATAGACGATGGTTTGGGTTGGGGCTGCTTACCTTTTGCGCCAATATTACAGCTAGAGCCAACCCCCATTAGTTTCGAGCAATATATTTGTTGGTGTCCAGAAGCTAAGTTCGAGTTTGCGGATGGCAAGATCCAAATTGGCGGCGACATGGGCATTCGTAATTTAATCGGGCTACTGTTGATGACCTTTGGTTTGGCGAACGCAGTCAAGGTGCTACCACTCCAAGCTTGGATCGGTGCTTTACAAGAGCGAGTGGGGCTGGAGCAACAGGATAACGAGCGTAAAGCGGCATGGTGGAGATTAGCACGACAAGCTGCCGCATTGTTACGAGAGAACTATGGAGTCACTAGGGTAGGGGTAATTGGTGACTTGGTACGCTCCCAACCCCTATCCTATTGGTCGGATATTACTCTGGTTGCTTGGGACGTGCCGAGAGTCAAAAGCTATGAAATCTACCAGGAATTCTGTCAGTTAAGTCAGCAGCCAAAGCTGCGGTTGCTCAAACCAGATGATTTTATGACAGTGGAAGAGAAACAAGCAGTTGTCAACGAACTCGTTGAAATTTGA
- a CDS encoding helicase HerA-like domain-containing protein, translating to MSKLHIAPNLSIPLEAVTQTFAILAKRGAGKTYTALVIVEEMLEAGLQVVVIDPVGVCWGLRASVDGKSAGLPIIVLGGDRGDVEIEATWGAAIADFIIQEKQSVVIDLSNFSNNEMVHLIADFAERLYQKNRTPLHLVLDEADSFAPQKPLPGEQRMLGAIDKIVRRGRARGLGVSLVSQRPAVINKNVLTQIEVLVALRTVSPQDRGAIENWIEVHGTQEQRNQLLNSLPSLSIGTAWVWSPGWLNIFQRVQVRQRRTFDSSATPKIGVALETPKVLAKVDLSALRQRFAATSTPHQVNRQGELERLKHLVVELERKLGEKYTAHPIFQDGEVERLESAIRSLKYAGDQMLKIAQDLHSALSHVSTSKVRQSSTHIITTSAKKTKKATVAGSSNSDDRYIVLSASQQRILDALAAFDSLGETDIARNNVAVFAGQSPKSSGFTNNLSRLRSQGLIEYPVGGYIALTDHGRILARPIASIESFAQLHTAWYNRLPVSQARILKALVERYPDAIDRQSLAELTGQSATSSGYTNNLGTLRSLGIIDYPKPRQVIATKLLFPDLENREVKVSRGN from the coding sequence ATGTCTAAACTTCATATAGCCCCTAACCTATCCATCCCTCTAGAAGCGGTAACTCAAACTTTTGCAATTCTCGCTAAACGTGGTGCTGGCAAGACCTACACTGCCTTAGTGATAGTTGAGGAAATGCTAGAAGCAGGACTACAGGTAGTAGTTATTGACCCTGTTGGAGTTTGTTGGGGACTACGTGCATCTGTTGATGGCAAGAGCGCAGGACTTCCAATAATTGTACTTGGTGGGGATCGTGGTGATGTAGAAATTGAAGCAACATGGGGAGCGGCAATTGCAGATTTTATAATTCAAGAAAAGCAATCGGTTGTTATCGATCTCTCCAATTTCAGTAATAATGAAATGGTACACTTGATCGCTGATTTTGCTGAAAGACTTTATCAAAAGAATCGCACTCCCTTGCATCTTGTTTTAGATGAAGCTGACTCCTTTGCTCCTCAAAAACCTTTACCTGGCGAACAACGTATGCTGGGAGCAATTGACAAAATCGTGAGGCGGGGACGTGCTAGAGGGTTAGGTGTATCTCTAGTGAGTCAACGTCCCGCTGTCATTAATAAAAATGTTTTAACTCAAATAGAAGTTCTTGTCGCCTTGAGAACCGTTTCTCCACAGGATCGTGGAGCAATAGAGAATTGGATTGAGGTACATGGCACTCAGGAACAGCGTAATCAGTTATTAAACTCATTACCCTCTTTATCTATTGGCACAGCATGGGTATGGTCCCCAGGTTGGCTAAACATTTTTCAGCGTGTACAAGTTCGGCAGCGTAGAACCTTCGATTCATCTGCAACACCTAAAATTGGTGTAGCTTTGGAGACTCCAAAAGTTTTAGCAAAGGTAGATTTATCTGCACTCAGGCAACGTTTTGCAGCAACTTCTACGCCACATCAAGTAAATAGGCAAGGTGAGCTAGAACGACTAAAACATCTTGTGGTTGAACTTGAAAGGAAATTAGGTGAAAAGTATACAGCGCATCCTATCTTTCAAGACGGGGAAGTGGAGAGACTAGAAAGTGCCATTCGGTCTTTGAAGTACGCAGGCGATCAAATGTTGAAGATTGCTCAAGATCTACATAGTGCTTTGTCTCATGTCAGCACATCAAAAGTTAGGCAAAGTTCCACCCATATAATAACTACTAGCGCAAAAAAGACCAAAAAAGCCACTGTTGCAGGCTCGTCAAATTCTGATGATAGATATATAGTACTTTCAGCGTCACAACAGCGCATTCTCGATGCTCTAGCTGCCTTTGATTCTTTAGGAGAAACTGATATAGCTAGAAATAACGTTGCAGTTTTCGCTGGTCAATCCCCTAAATCATCTGGCTTTACAAATAACCTCAGTAGATTGAGAAGCCAAGGATTGATTGAATACCCAGTTGGAGGCTATATTGCACTTACAGATCACGGACGGATACTTGCTAGACCTATTGCTTCAATCGAATCTTTTGCTCAACTACATACAGCTTGGTATAATAGACTACCAGTATCTCAAGCGAGAATCCTTAAAGCATTAGTGGAACGATATCCTGACGCTATTGATCGGCAATCTCTTGCTGAGTTAACCGGACAATCTGCGACATCAAGCGGGTACACCAATAACCTAGGTACACTTCGTTCTTTAGGAATAATTGATTACCCTAAGCCGAGACAGGTTATAGCTACAAAGCTTTTGTTTCCAGATTTGGAGAATAGAGAAGTAAAAGTGTCAAGAGGCAATTGA